A genomic region of Mesobacillus jeotgali contains the following coding sequences:
- the aroQ gene encoding type II 3-dehydroquinate dehydratase — protein MKKILMLNGPNLNRLGKREPGIYGVSSLEDLEKRMVHLGMESQIEVTCFQSNHEGDLIDKLHDAEDTGMDGIIFNPGAFTHYSYAIRDAIAGINCPVIEVHISNVYQREEFRHNSVIAPVSKGQIAGLGFLGYELALEAFKREAKGEE, from the coding sequence ATGAAAAAAATACTTATGCTCAATGGCCCAAACTTGAACCGTCTGGGAAAAAGAGAACCAGGAATTTACGGTGTCAGTAGTTTGGAGGATTTGGAAAAACGGATGGTCCACCTTGGAATGGAAAGCCAGATTGAGGTTACATGCTTCCAATCGAATCATGAAGGAGACCTGATTGACAAACTCCATGATGCAGAAGACACTGGTATGGATGGCATTATTTTTAACCCAGGAGCCTTCACGCATTATAGCTACGCCATCAGGGATGCGATTGCAGGGATTAATTGTCCCGTTATCGAAGTACATATTTCCAATGTTTATCAAAGAGAAGAATTCAGGCACAATTCGGTGATTGCTCCAGTATCAAAGGGACAAATTGCAGGTCTAGGCTTTCTTGGCTATGAATTGGCGCTTGAAGCATTCAAAAGAGAAGCAAAAGGGGAGGAATAG
- a CDS encoding M24 family metallopeptidase, whose amino-acid sequence MEKIQKLRESFQRLGIDGMLVTSDFNRRYMTGFTGSAGMVLISADKALFITDFRYTEQAAKQCEGYEVVLHKGLIQDEVAAQAKNLGIKKLGFEENHVTYSAYKTFDKGVEAELVPVSGEIEKLRLIKTDSEIKILKEAAAIADAAFTHILEFIRPGRTELEVSNELEFFMRKQGATSSSFDIIVASGYRSALPHGVASDKVIEAGDFVTLDYGAYYNGYVSDITRTLAVGSPSDKLKEIYDIVLEAQLRGMAGIKPGMTGKEADALTRNFITEKGYGEYFGHSTGHGIGLEVHEGPGLSFRSDTVLETGMVVTVEPGIYIAGLGGVRIEDDTVITKDHNESLTHSTKELIIL is encoded by the coding sequence ATGGAAAAAATTCAAAAATTGCGTGAGAGCTTTCAAAGGCTCGGAATCGATGGAATGCTGGTCACAAGTGATTTCAACCGCAGATATATGACTGGATTCACTGGTTCTGCCGGCATGGTGCTGATCAGTGCAGATAAGGCATTATTCATTACGGACTTCAGGTACACCGAGCAGGCTGCAAAACAATGCGAAGGTTACGAGGTGGTCCTGCATAAAGGACTGATTCAGGATGAAGTGGCGGCACAAGCCAAAAACCTGGGAATCAAAAAGCTCGGCTTCGAAGAAAACCATGTTACATATTCTGCTTATAAAACTTTCGATAAGGGTGTGGAAGCTGAATTAGTGCCCGTATCAGGGGAAATCGAAAAGTTACGCTTGATTAAGACTGATTCAGAGATTAAGATATTAAAGGAAGCAGCAGCCATCGCAGATGCTGCGTTTACACATATACTTGAGTTTATTCGTCCGGGCAGGACTGAGCTGGAAGTATCAAATGAACTGGAATTCTTCATGAGAAAGCAGGGAGCAACATCCTCTTCATTCGATATCATTGTAGCTTCGGGCTACCGGTCAGCACTTCCGCACGGAGTAGCGAGTGACAAGGTGATTGAAGCAGGGGACTTTGTAACCCTGGATTATGGTGCATATTATAATGGGTATGTATCTGATATTACCCGTACATTAGCCGTAGGCAGCCCTTCAGACAAGCTAAAGGAAATCTATGATATTGTACTTGAAGCACAGCTTCGCGGAATGGCAGGCATCAAGCCGGGCATGACAGGCAAGGAAGCTGATGCCCTTACACGCAACTTTATCACGGAAAAAGGATACGGAGAGTATTTTGGCCACTCTACAGGCCATGGAATCGGACTAGAAGTACATGAAGGACCTGGTCTTTCTTTCAGATCTGATACCGTCCTTGAAACTGGTATGGTTGTGACTGTTGAGCCAGGAATCTATATTGCTGGACTTGGCGGTGTAAGGATAGAGGATGATACTGTTATTACGAAAGACCATAATGAGTCACTGACACATTCTACTAAGGAACTCATCATATTATAG
- a CDS encoding patatin-like phospholipase family protein, translated as MYIDGVFSGGGIKGLALVGACAAIEERGFRFKRVAGTSAGSLIAGLIAAGYTSTEMANLLDELDLKKFLDSRKTVFPSALTKWLFVYWRLGLYKGDELECWIAEVLAARGLRTFGDLAPDALRIIASDLTNGRLLILPDDLPKYGVDPRNFPVARAIRMSCSLPFFFEPVKLRDRVGSNIVVDGGVLSNFPMWLFDKDNVKKVRPVLGVKLSQNLIQQPTNNIKNALQMFEALFETMKDAHDSRYISRKHEKNIIFIPMEGNLTTEFQLSDEKKLELIALGKTNAEKFFKSWCY; from the coding sequence ATGTATATTGACGGCGTTTTTTCCGGCGGAGGAATTAAAGGATTAGCATTGGTGGGTGCCTGTGCCGCAATCGAAGAACGGGGATTCCGTTTTAAAAGGGTTGCCGGAACTAGTGCGGGTTCATTGATAGCTGGCTTGATCGCCGCTGGCTACACTAGCACAGAGATGGCCAACCTTTTGGATGAACTCGACCTGAAGAAATTTCTCGATTCGAGAAAAACGGTCTTCCCATCAGCGTTGACCAAGTGGCTTTTTGTATACTGGCGGCTGGGTCTTTATAAAGGTGACGAATTGGAGTGCTGGATAGCTGAAGTATTGGCTGCCAGAGGGCTGCGCACTTTTGGTGACCTCGCTCCGGATGCATTGAGGATTATCGCATCAGATCTTACCAATGGAAGGCTGCTCATTCTGCCGGATGATCTTCCGAAGTATGGTGTTGATCCAAGGAATTTTCCTGTAGCAAGAGCAATCCGGATGAGCTGCAGTCTCCCATTCTTTTTCGAGCCCGTGAAACTGCGTGATCGGGTCGGATCCAATATTGTGGTGGATGGGGGAGTGTTAAGCAATTTTCCGATGTGGTTATTTGATAAGGATAATGTGAAAAAAGTCCGGCCAGTACTGGGTGTCAAGCTCAGCCAAAATTTAATACAGCAGCCGACAAACAATATCAAGAATGCCCTGCAGATGTTCGAAGCTTTGTTTGAAACAATGAAGGATGCTCATGATTCCCGATATATTTCGAGAAAACATGAAAAAAATATCATTTTCATTCCGATGGAAGGGAACTTGACTACTGAATTCCAGCTTTCCGATGAGAAGAAACTGGAATTAATTGCTCTGGGAAAAACGAATGCTGAAAAGTTTTTTAAATCCTGGTGCTATTAA
- a CDS encoding SA1362 family protein, translating into MKNRTSTYIVSGLIVLAIFGFAFKLFTDPLSILIMLATIALVGALIYFLVTRLTSSSSGRQQQRAFQKAAKRSKKRFQTKDANTSSKRSKIKSLASARNKKKDASHLTVIDGKKSRKKNRASF; encoded by the coding sequence TTGAAGAATCGTACTTCTACGTATATTGTTTCAGGACTGATCGTTCTTGCAATCTTTGGTTTCGCCTTTAAGTTATTTACCGATCCATTAAGTATCCTTATAATGCTTGCAACAATCGCCCTGGTTGGTGCGTTAATTTATTTCCTTGTAACCCGCCTGACAAGTTCGAGTTCGGGAAGACAGCAGCAACGTGCATTCCAAAAGGCTGCGAAGCGTTCCAAAAAGCGGTTTCAGACAAAAGACGCTAATACTTCCTCTAAACGATCAAAAATAAAGTCGCTCGCATCCGCGCGCAACAAAAAGAAGGATGCGTCACATTTAACGGTCATAGACGGTAAAAAGAGCAGAAAAAAAAATCGGGCTTCGTTCTAA
- a CDS encoding YqhR family membrane protein, with amino-acid sequence MAENHENLEQNQREKPMSFIAMCIITGLFGGVFWSALAYLAYVFHFTEIRPNVILEPWALGEWKEQWLGTVISILVIGLFSTGAALLYYAAMRKLKSIWAGAAFGLALFFLVFYVLNPLFPGIKPFWDLSKNTLITSICFYVLYGVFVGYSISYEENENRNSENNQQEVTS; translated from the coding sequence ATGGCAGAAAATCATGAAAACCTTGAACAGAATCAAAGGGAAAAACCAATGTCTTTTATCGCGATGTGCATCATTACCGGGTTGTTTGGAGGGGTTTTTTGGAGTGCGCTTGCTTATTTAGCCTATGTCTTTCACTTTACTGAGATTCGTCCGAATGTCATTCTCGAGCCATGGGCTCTGGGTGAATGGAAGGAGCAATGGCTCGGTACGGTTATATCTATTTTAGTTATTGGTCTTTTTTCAACTGGCGCGGCTCTTTTGTATTATGCAGCAATGAGAAAGCTTAAGTCCATATGGGCAGGTGCAGCATTTGGGTTGGCGCTGTTTTTCCTTGTTTTCTATGTGCTCAATCCGCTGTTTCCTGGTATTAAACCGTTCTGGGACTTGTCAAAGAACACGTTGATCACATCGATTTGCTTTTATGTTCTTTACGGTGTTTTTGTTGGTTATTCAATATCATATGAAGAAAATGAAAATCGCAACAGTGAAAATAATCAGCAAGAAGTTACCTCCTGA